One Micromonospora sp. FIMYZ51 genomic window carries:
- a CDS encoding MMPL family transporter: MTVTVESRLVSRRGKYLVLIFWLALISAAGPLALKVTEVQDNNSLGALPASAETTRAVQRAEAAFPDSQGALAVAVAVYARENGLTDADRARVEADRAVFGRYVDGGQVPPAVPSEDGQALLLSFPVAGDSDQRTESVVKIKERLTGDAPDGLQTALTGPAAADDDLLEAFDGMDATLLLATAGTVALLLLITYRSPVLWLIPLVTVAIASQLANAVVYLLGKHAGLAVDLQGQSILTVLVFGVGVDYALLLISRYREELRRHADRHAAMAIAVRRSYGAIAASAATVSLGLLCLLAADLPSTRSLGPVGAVGIVAAFLAMTTLLPAVLVIFGRWLFWPFVPKFSPEAAESEVATQHGVWHRIANFVGRRPRGVWLGTAAALVALTFGIGNLSIGLPSDETFTTEVGSITGQRMIEAHYPSGTVAPAEILAAAGSADQVVAAARTVPGVAEVGTPETSPDGRWVRVEAVMAHAPDSDAAQATVAKLREAVHAVPGAQALVGGDSAHLLDEDRTISRDNKLVAPLVLAVVFFVLVLLLRALVAPLLLLASVVLSYLAALGAAGLILDAMGYPKLFVGLPLQTFLFLVALGVDYTIFLVTRAREEAARLGHRQGVLHALSATGGVITSAGIVLAATFGALSVLPLVPSVQTAIIISVGVLLDTFLVRSLLVPALALDVGPRTWWPGVLARQSSKPLVTPPAERVTVG, translated from the coding sequence ATGACCGTGACCGTGGAAAGCAGGCTCGTCAGCCGCCGGGGCAAGTACCTGGTGCTGATCTTCTGGCTCGCCCTGATCTCGGCGGCCGGGCCGCTCGCGCTCAAGGTGACCGAGGTACAGGACAACAACTCTCTCGGAGCGCTGCCGGCAAGCGCCGAGACCACTCGGGCGGTGCAGCGCGCGGAGGCGGCGTTCCCCGACTCGCAGGGGGCGCTCGCCGTGGCCGTCGCCGTCTACGCCCGCGAGAATGGGCTGACCGACGCCGACCGCGCCCGGGTCGAGGCGGACCGGGCGGTCTTCGGCCGCTACGTGGACGGTGGCCAGGTGCCGCCAGCCGTGCCCAGCGAGGACGGGCAGGCCCTGCTGCTCTCCTTCCCGGTCGCCGGTGACTCCGACCAGCGGACCGAGTCGGTCGTGAAGATCAAGGAGCGGCTGACCGGTGATGCGCCGGACGGGTTGCAGACCGCGCTGACCGGGCCGGCCGCCGCCGACGACGATCTCCTTGAGGCGTTCGACGGAATGGACGCCACGCTGCTGCTGGCGACCGCGGGCACCGTCGCACTGCTGCTGCTCATCACGTACCGCAGCCCGGTGCTCTGGTTGATCCCGCTGGTCACGGTGGCGATCGCCAGCCAGCTCGCCAACGCGGTGGTGTACCTGTTGGGCAAGCACGCCGGGCTGGCGGTGGACCTCCAGGGCCAGAGCATCCTGACCGTGCTGGTCTTCGGCGTCGGTGTGGACTACGCGCTGCTGCTGATCTCCCGGTACCGGGAGGAGCTACGCCGGCACGCCGACCGACACGCGGCGATGGCGATCGCGGTGCGCCGCTCGTACGGTGCGATCGCCGCCTCGGCCGCGACCGTCTCGCTCGGCCTGCTCTGCCTGCTCGCCGCGGACCTGCCGTCCACCCGGAGTCTCGGCCCGGTCGGTGCGGTAGGCATCGTCGCGGCGTTCCTCGCCATGACCACGCTGCTGCCGGCGGTGCTTGTGATCTTCGGGCGGTGGCTGTTCTGGCCGTTCGTGCCGAAGTTCTCGCCGGAGGCGGCCGAGTCGGAGGTGGCCACCCAGCACGGGGTGTGGCACCGGATCGCCAACTTCGTCGGGCGGCGACCGCGCGGGGTGTGGCTGGGCACGGCAGCCGCGCTTGTCGCGCTCACCTTCGGCATCGGCAACCTGAGCATCGGCCTGCCCAGCGACGAGACCTTCACCACCGAGGTCGGTTCGATCACCGGCCAGCGGATGATCGAGGCGCACTACCCGAGCGGCACCGTCGCGCCCGCCGAGATCCTGGCCGCGGCCGGCTCGGCCGACCAGGTGGTCGCCGCCGCGCGTACCGTGCCGGGGGTGGCCGAGGTCGGTACGCCGGAAACCTCGCCGGACGGCCGGTGGGTACGTGTCGAGGCGGTGATGGCCCACGCGCCGGACAGTGACGCGGCGCAGGCCACCGTGGCGAAGCTGCGCGAGGCGGTGCACGCGGTGCCCGGTGCGCAGGCGCTTGTCGGTGGGGACAGCGCGCACCTGCTCGACGAGGACCGGACGATCAGCCGGGACAACAAGCTGGTGGCTCCGCTGGTGCTGGCGGTGGTCTTCTTCGTCCTGGTGCTGCTGCTGCGGGCGCTTGTCGCGCCGCTGCTCCTACTGGCCAGCGTGGTGTTGTCCTACCTGGCCGCGTTGGGTGCGGCCGGGCTGATCCTCGACGCGATGGGCTACCCGAAGCTGTTCGTCGGGCTTCCGTTGCAGACATTCCTGTTCCTGGTCGCCCTCGGCGTGGACTACACCATCTTCCTCGTCACCCGGGCCCGGGAAGAGGCGGCGCGGCTCGGGCACCGGCAGGGCGTGCTGCACGCACTGAGCGCCACCGGCGGGGTGATCACCAGCGCGGGCATCGTGCTGGCCGCCACCTTCGGCGCGCTGAGCGTACTGCCGCTGGTCCCGTCGGTGCAGACGGCGATCATCATCAGCGTCGGCGTCCTGCTCGACACCTTCCTGGTCCGCAGCCTGCTCGTCCCGGCGCTGGCCCTGGACGTCGGTCCGCGCACCTGGTGGCCGGGCGTCCTGGCGCGGCAGAGCAGCAAGCCGTTAGTCACCCCGCCGGCGGAGCGGGTGACGGTGGGATAG
- a CDS encoding histidine kinase, whose translation MTQNDCVDGSVPAVVWRWARPGVIAAGQGLALALLCLPINLVLFVLSVVSLALIPALGIGLVGFPAVTALVRRALTLQRRLSRWSGAAIPSPYRPRPAGARLGVWKRFRWTVTDPATWRDFAWLLPGAITGALCLLALVLPFYGLEGVLLVPLVLYFVADWYGYGVFWPMDSFVKAYLSMLQGWLILGGGLAAAPWVIWLHLRFAGLFLAPTRAQQLTLQVRHLAATRADTIDTQAAELRRIERDLHDGAQARLVALRMSIGLAEELLTRNPAKAARLLSEAQEASGQALVELRDLVRGIYPPVLAERGLDGAVRALALTITTPVDLDLDLPGSPPAAVESAAYFAVAELLTNMAKHSGAERAWVNLSYRDGALRMLVGDDGCGGATPEAGSGLAGVRRRLAAFDGTMTVTSPPGGPTIVTMELPCELSSRRISPSSGTA comes from the coding sequence ATGACGCAGAATGATTGCGTGGACGGCTCCGTACCTGCCGTGGTGTGGCGCTGGGCGCGGCCCGGCGTGATCGCCGCCGGGCAGGGCCTGGCGCTGGCGCTGCTCTGCCTACCCATCAACCTGGTGCTCTTCGTGCTGTCGGTGGTGTCGCTCGCGCTGATCCCGGCACTCGGCATCGGGCTGGTCGGCTTCCCGGCGGTGACCGCGCTGGTGCGCCGGGCGCTGACGCTGCAACGCCGGCTGAGCCGGTGGAGCGGGGCAGCGATCCCGTCGCCGTACCGACCTCGCCCGGCCGGCGCCCGGCTGGGCGTCTGGAAGCGGTTCCGCTGGACCGTGACGGACCCGGCCACCTGGCGGGACTTCGCCTGGCTGCTGCCCGGCGCGATCACCGGCGCGCTCTGCCTGCTGGCGCTCGTGCTGCCGTTCTACGGCCTGGAAGGCGTCCTGCTGGTGCCGCTGGTGCTCTACTTCGTCGCCGACTGGTACGGCTACGGCGTCTTCTGGCCGATGGACAGCTTCGTCAAGGCGTACCTCTCCATGCTCCAGGGCTGGCTGATCCTCGGCGGCGGGCTGGCCGCCGCCCCCTGGGTGATCTGGCTGCACCTCCGCTTCGCCGGCCTTTTCCTCGCCCCCACCCGGGCCCAGCAGCTGACGCTCCAGGTCCGCCATCTCGCCGCCACCCGCGCCGACACCATCGACACCCAGGCCGCCGAGCTGCGCCGTATCGAACGCGACCTGCACGACGGCGCGCAGGCCCGGCTGGTCGCGCTGCGGATGAGCATCGGACTCGCCGAGGAACTGCTCACCCGGAACCCGGCCAAGGCGGCGCGGCTGCTCAGCGAGGCCCAGGAAGCCAGCGGCCAGGCACTTGTCGAGCTGCGTGATCTCGTACGCGGAATCTATCCACCGGTGCTCGCCGAACGCGGCCTGGACGGCGCGGTACGGGCCCTCGCCCTCACCATCACCACGCCCGTGGACCTCGACCTGGACCTGCCCGGCAGCCCGCCCGCAGCGGTCGAGTCCGCGGCCTACTTCGCGGTGGCCGAACTGCTCACCAACATGGCCAAGCACAGTGGAGCCGAACGGGCCTGGGTCAACCTCTCCTACCGCGACGGTGCGCTGCGCATGCTTGTCGGTGACGACGGGTGCGGCGGCGCCACACCGGAGGCGGGCAGCGGCCTGGCGGGAGTGCGCCGCCGGCTGGCCGCCTTCGATGGCACGATGACCGTGACGAGTCCGCCGGGCGGACCCACAATCGTGACCATGGAGCTGCCGTGCGAGTTGTCATCGCGGAGGATCTCGCCCTCCTCCGGGACGGCCTGA
- a CDS encoding response regulator transcription factor — MRVVIAEDLALLRDGLIRILDAYDYQVVEAVADGPSVLPALTRHKPDVAVLDVRLPPTFTDEGLQAALAARTALPGLPILVLSQHVEQLYARELLADRNGGVGYLLKDRVSNVGQFIDAVERVAAGGMVMDPEVVSQLLARNDGGDRLGGLTAREREVLGLMAEGRSNAAIAGRLFVTEKAVSKHINNIFSKLGMPPSDDDNRRVLAVIAYLNG; from the coding sequence GTGCGAGTTGTCATCGCGGAGGATCTCGCCCTCCTCCGGGACGGCCTGATCCGCATCCTCGACGCGTACGACTACCAAGTGGTCGAGGCGGTCGCGGACGGGCCGAGCGTGCTGCCGGCCCTCACCCGCCACAAGCCCGACGTGGCGGTGCTCGACGTACGCCTGCCGCCCACCTTCACCGACGAGGGCCTGCAAGCCGCGCTCGCCGCCCGGACCGCCCTGCCCGGCCTGCCCATCCTGGTGCTCTCCCAGCACGTCGAGCAGCTGTACGCCCGCGAACTGCTCGCCGACCGCAACGGTGGAGTCGGCTACCTGCTCAAGGACCGGGTGTCGAACGTCGGCCAGTTCATCGACGCGGTGGAACGGGTCGCCGCGGGCGGCATGGTGATGGACCCCGAGGTGGTGTCCCAACTGCTGGCCCGCAACGACGGCGGCGACCGGCTGGGTGGGCTGACGGCACGGGAGCGGGAGGTGCTCGGCCTGATGGCCGAGGGCCGCTCGAACGCGGCGATCGCCGGCCGCCTCTTCGTCACCGAGAAGGCGGTAAGCAAGCACATAAACAACATCTTCAGCAAGCTCGGCATGCCACCATCGGACGACGACAACCGAAGGGTGCTCGCCGTCATCGCCTACCTGAACGGCTGA
- a CDS encoding MBL fold metallo-hydrolase → MSYPQGSVSRRTLLLGAAAVGGGVLAAGGAARPAPAKPPAVRSVGCVDVLALRDAAGPFFLDYDDAFSGASGWEWTVARRIDPAAFGPDRTWHLEFRCYAIRRPGDRYTLVDTGVGPEGSPASAWAPVPGVLPQVLAGNGIDVRQVDTVVLTHLHEDHAGWAVTAEGRPMFPNARYVVQQRELDALEAGGSELLGYVVRPLRAAGQLHPVDGAVVLSGDSAGGGKRTPAGRRGDRVRVVPTPGHTPGHQSVLVEGGRHDQVVVTGDVLVHAVQLANPDVGYRYEADPVLARLTRRSLLGTARREHAVLATAHLGRPFVELD, encoded by the coding sequence ATGTCGTACCCGCAAGGATCGGTGAGCCGGCGGACGCTGCTGTTGGGCGCGGCGGCCGTGGGCGGCGGAGTCCTCGCCGCCGGTGGCGCGGCCCGCCCCGCACCCGCGAAACCGCCGGCCGTCCGCTCGGTGGGCTGCGTCGATGTGCTCGCGTTGCGCGACGCCGCCGGTCCGTTCTTCCTCGACTATGACGACGCCTTCTCCGGGGCGTCGGGCTGGGAGTGGACGGTGGCGCGGCGCATCGACCCGGCCGCGTTCGGGCCGGACCGGACGTGGCACCTGGAGTTTCGCTGCTACGCCATCCGCCGTCCCGGCGACCGGTACACGCTTGTCGACACCGGTGTCGGGCCGGAGGGCAGCCCGGCCTCGGCGTGGGCACCGGTGCCGGGCGTCCTGCCGCAGGTGCTCGCCGGCAACGGGATCGACGTGCGGCAGGTGGACACGGTGGTGCTGACGCACCTGCACGAGGACCATGCCGGCTGGGCGGTCACCGCCGAGGGCAGGCCGATGTTCCCCAACGCCCGGTACGTGGTGCAGCAGCGCGAACTCGACGCGCTGGAAGCCGGCGGCAGCGAGCTGCTGGGGTACGTGGTGCGACCGCTGCGGGCGGCGGGGCAGCTGCACCCGGTGGACGGTGCGGTGGTGCTCAGCGGCGACTCGGCGGGAGGCGGCAAACGTACCCCGGCGGGCCGGCGTGGTGACCGCGTCCGGGTGGTGCCCACGCCCGGCCACACCCCGGGGCACCAGTCGGTGCTTGTGGAGGGCGGTCGCCACGACCAGGTGGTGGTCACCGGCGACGTGCTCGTGCACGCCGTCCAGCTCGCCAACCCGGACGTCGGCTACCGGTACGAGGCGGACCCGGTGCTGGCCCGGCTGACCCGCCGTTCGCTGCTCGGCACCGCCCGCCGCGAGCACGCGGTGCTGGCCACCGCGCACCTCGGCCGCCCCTTCGTCGAGCTCGACTGA
- a CDS encoding DUF5937 family protein: MLTLHVDADRLVRSRFALSRLTEVTNALEVLAHPERAPYAHSWVTDTRRALDPGSVDVLFALVNAATAYIPDFLSPVPGSYQPTLDEELAAVAATTAEEVHRQLRTAFRIGPPPPDLLARSPTGRDPRPPLPATVAELLARRGEAALLTRVVDQLARFWRLTQADLWPTLHRVLDEDIRHRATVATRTGLADIVRTLDPRLTWDGSRVTLDSPAELSLDAAQGLILAPSAFLPRPAVYLGAPGLIMVGYPARGRGQVWSLPPPVGEETGVLGARRAALLTDLGTPLTTTELAARHGISPATVSYHLGRLRRAGLVVSRREGHEVRYERTRSAVELLRALRGVNGRRD, from the coding sequence GTGCTGACCCTGCACGTCGACGCGGACCGGCTCGTCCGGTCCCGGTTCGCGCTGTCGCGGCTGACGGAGGTCACCAACGCCCTGGAGGTGCTCGCCCACCCCGAGCGGGCACCGTACGCGCACAGCTGGGTGACCGACACCCGGCGAGCCCTCGACCCCGGCTCGGTCGACGTGCTGTTCGCGCTTGTCAACGCCGCCACCGCGTACATTCCCGACTTCCTGTCCCCGGTGCCCGGCAGCTACCAGCCGACGCTCGACGAGGAACTCGCCGCCGTGGCGGCGACCACCGCCGAGGAGGTCCACCGGCAGCTGCGGACCGCGTTCCGGATCGGCCCGCCCCCGCCGGACCTGCTGGCGCGCAGCCCGACCGGACGCGACCCCCGGCCACCGCTGCCGGCCACGGTCGCCGAACTCCTCGCCCGGCGTGGCGAGGCGGCGCTGCTCACCCGCGTCGTCGACCAGCTCGCCCGGTTCTGGCGGCTCACCCAGGCCGACCTGTGGCCGACCCTGCACCGGGTGCTCGACGAGGACATCCGCCACCGCGCCACGGTGGCCACCCGGACCGGGCTCGCCGACATCGTCCGCACCCTCGACCCGAGGCTCACCTGGGACGGCAGCCGGGTCACCCTCGACTCGCCCGCCGAGCTCTCCCTCGACGCGGCGCAGGGGCTCATCCTGGCCCCGTCGGCGTTCCTGCCCCGCCCTGCGGTGTACCTGGGCGCACCCGGCCTGATCATGGTCGGCTATCCGGCGCGCGGGCGGGGCCAGGTGTGGTCGCTGCCCCCGCCGGTCGGCGAGGAGACCGGTGTGCTCGGTGCCCGGCGGGCGGCGCTCCTGACCGACCTCGGTACGCCGCTGACCACCACGGAGCTGGCGGCGCGGCACGGGATCAGCCCGGCGACCGTCTCGTACCACCTGGGTCGGCTGCGCCGGGCCGGGCTCGTCGTGTCGCGGCGGGAGGGGCACGAGGTCAGGTACGAGCGGACGCGATCGGCGGTGGAACTGCTACGGGCGCTGCGCGGCGTCAACGGCCGGCGCGACTGA
- a CDS encoding helix-turn-helix domain-containing protein, whose amino-acid sequence MTTRRGELTLIERVRRAQLIEVTIELVADRGYAGASLAAIAERAGLTKAAVLYHFPTKAAVVRAAHEHALSALVGEVAAAVEAADAAAGPAAYIRSMVGHLRRHPRHTRMIIEAMVHDGGDHDPAERWRPLAEIIARARDARSRGNDSDPRTTAIIVGGAIDAIVSEQLHDPEYDTAQAAEQLIEMLDRSLA is encoded by the coding sequence GTGACAACGAGACGAGGCGAGCTGACTCTGATCGAGCGGGTCCGCCGGGCCCAACTGATCGAGGTCACCATCGAGCTGGTCGCCGATCGGGGCTACGCCGGAGCGTCGCTGGCCGCCATCGCCGAGCGCGCCGGGCTCACCAAGGCCGCGGTGCTCTACCACTTCCCCACCAAGGCCGCGGTGGTGCGGGCCGCCCACGAGCACGCCCTCTCCGCCCTGGTCGGCGAGGTCGCCGCAGCGGTCGAGGCGGCCGACGCGGCGGCCGGGCCGGCCGCGTACATCCGCTCGATGGTCGGCCATCTACGCCGGCACCCCCGGCACACCCGCATGATCATCGAAGCGATGGTGCACGACGGTGGCGACCACGATCCCGCCGAACGGTGGCGCCCGCTGGCCGAGATCATCGCCAGGGCCCGGGACGCACGAAGTCGTGGCAACGACAGCGACCCGCGCACCACGGCGATAATCGTCGGCGGGGCCATCGACGCGATCGTCAGCGAACAGCTGCACGACCCGGAGTACGACACCGCGCAGGCCGCCGAACAGCTCATCGAAATGCTCGACCGGAGCCTGGCCTGA
- a CDS encoding alpha/beta hydrolase: MRDSLSNTLKRFRPRSRWLRITLAGVALIALVVAFALRTPAPVGHWDSADGQDRFRRAYAAAFAELPTPTESRDVRTDYGIVRVYRFAGSGDTDTPLMLLPGRASASPVWADNLPLLLRIGDVYTIDLLGEPGMSVQDRPIDSDADQAEWLHQTLRALPSEKFHLVGLSIGGWTAINLGLHRPDHIATITVIDPVQVFADIPLGTVVRSLPAALPWLPRSWRDSFNSYTAGGAPVEDEPVADMIEAGMQHYRLRLPQPGRISEEQLGRLDLPVLAIIAGNSVMHDSRKAAETAERALPRGTVRTYPDASHAVNGEHPEQLANDITTFITAHP; encoded by the coding sequence ATGCGCGACTCGCTGAGCAACACCCTGAAGCGGTTCCGTCCCAGGTCCCGCTGGCTCCGGATCACCCTTGCCGGAGTAGCGCTGATCGCGTTGGTTGTCGCCTTCGCGCTGCGTACCCCCGCACCGGTCGGCCACTGGGACAGCGCCGACGGGCAGGACCGCTTCCGGCGCGCCTACGCCGCCGCCTTCGCCGAACTGCCGACCCCGACCGAGTCCCGAGACGTACGCACCGACTACGGCATCGTGCGCGTCTACCGCTTCGCCGGCAGCGGCGACACCGACACACCGCTGATGCTGCTGCCCGGACGCGCCTCGGCCTCCCCGGTCTGGGCCGACAACCTGCCCCTGCTGCTGCGAATCGGCGACGTCTACACCATCGACCTGCTCGGTGAGCCGGGCATGAGCGTGCAGGACCGACCCATCGACAGCGACGCCGACCAGGCCGAATGGCTGCACCAGACCCTCCGGGCGCTACCTTCGGAGAAATTCCACCTCGTCGGCCTGTCGATCGGCGGCTGGACCGCCATCAACCTCGGCCTGCACCGGCCCGACCACATCGCCACCATCACCGTCATCGACCCGGTCCAGGTATTCGCCGACATACCGCTCGGCACGGTCGTACGCTCACTTCCCGCCGCGCTGCCCTGGCTGCCACGCTCGTGGCGGGACAGCTTCAACTCCTACACCGCCGGCGGCGCCCCGGTCGAAGACGAGCCGGTCGCCGACATGATCGAAGCCGGCATGCAGCACTATCGGCTGCGCCTGCCGCAACCCGGCCGGATCAGCGAGGAGCAACTCGGCCGGCTCGACCTGCCGGTCCTGGCCATCATCGCCGGCAACTCGGTCATGCACGACTCCCGCAAGGCCGCCGAGACCGCCGAACGTGCCCTGCCGCGCGGCACCGTCCGCACCTACCCGGATGCGTCACACGCCGTCAACGGCGAACACCCCGAACAGCTCGCCAACGACATCACCACCTTCATCACCGCGCATCCGTGA
- a CDS encoding DUF3427 domain-containing protein, whose amino-acid sequence MTDLDRGVYDHLVTHDLANRLQRVDSTLIQHTNLDSADAPDALARHIATLAHRALRAVGGGDDRLHRQIELANRVAEAIATLSPQAATEQDQVADAERLLHAIAAPPIPPAQPAFPPRPSTPLSTGALLVNGRHQPRIGHEVAYEMASADSVDLLCAFVKWGGLLQVQGPIRELIERGGRLRVITTTYLGATDQRALDRLAALGAEIKVSYETRTTRLHAKAWLFRRRTGTTTAYVGSSNLSKAAMLDGLEWNVRISNLEQPYVIDTFAATFEDYWNDPAFEEYDPTRDSDRLRSALRGERRDGDAPIEIANLDVRPYPYQAEVLADLDAERQVHGRHRNLVVMATGTGKTIVAALDYRRLNRRGQVDSLLFVAHQEQILRQSLATFRQVMGDGSFGETLVGGQEPQHWRHVFASIQSLHRREIDPEAYDMVIVDEFHHAEAPTYARLLDRLRPRVLLGLTATPDRSDGGDVRRWFAGRAAVELHLWDALERQLLAPFQYFGLHDDVDLSQLRWKRGQGYDPTELDGVYTGNDARARMVLRAVGDTVDVQRMRALGFCVSIGHAEFMAEWFSKHGVPSAAVTSRTVDRQAALRDFKNGTLRVLFTVDLFNEGVDLPMVDTILMLRPTESATIFLQQLGRGLRLADDKACLTVLDFIGGQHANFRFDLRWRALTGVSRRAITEAVRDDFPSLPSGCHIQLDRVAKKIVLDNLKSAMPTSKKGLTKELRLLGDVRLGEFLHEAGVEIEDVYRSASIGGWTGLRRLAGLEDSVPGPHDRGLGRAIGRMLHLDDPDRLDLLARVAAGERPQAGRLWNMLHFDLWGPDAPLTEQEDRLAWLLAEPARCRELQQVVEVLRDRIHRVTAPADGLPLRVHARYSRNEACAAFGMSKPGSLREGVKWLESERADIFFVTLVKSEQHYSPTTMYADRAITETLFQWESQSATSSASPTGQRYIHHVEQGSTVHLFVRETRIPDRDLGAPAYLYAGPMTYQEHSGDRPMRIVWRLHHPLPADMYAAARAIAA is encoded by the coding sequence GTGACTGATCTCGATCGGGGTGTCTATGACCACCTGGTCACGCACGACCTGGCCAACCGCCTTCAGCGCGTCGACTCCACGCTGATCCAGCACACGAACCTCGACTCCGCTGACGCTCCGGATGCCCTCGCCCGGCATATCGCTACCCTGGCCCACCGTGCGCTGCGCGCTGTCGGAGGCGGTGACGACCGACTTCACCGCCAGATCGAGCTGGCGAACCGCGTCGCGGAAGCAATCGCCACCCTCAGCCCGCAGGCAGCAACCGAGCAGGATCAGGTTGCCGATGCCGAGCGTCTGCTGCACGCCATTGCCGCCCCGCCTATCCCGCCCGCGCAGCCCGCCTTCCCACCCCGCCCCAGCACTCCGCTCTCCACCGGCGCACTGCTGGTCAACGGTCGGCACCAGCCCAGGATCGGGCACGAGGTCGCCTACGAAATGGCGTCGGCGGACTCCGTCGATTTGCTCTGTGCGTTCGTCAAGTGGGGTGGGCTGCTTCAGGTGCAGGGACCCATCCGGGAGCTGATCGAGCGGGGCGGGCGGTTGCGGGTGATCACCACGACGTACCTCGGTGCGACCGATCAGCGGGCGCTCGACCGGCTCGCCGCGTTGGGCGCCGAGATCAAGGTCTCCTACGAGACCCGGACCACCCGGCTGCACGCCAAGGCGTGGCTGTTCCGCCGCCGCACCGGCACCACCACCGCTTACGTCGGATCGTCGAACCTGTCGAAGGCGGCGATGCTCGACGGCCTGGAGTGGAACGTGCGGATCTCCAACCTGGAGCAGCCGTACGTCATCGACACGTTCGCCGCCACGTTCGAGGACTACTGGAACGATCCGGCGTTCGAGGAGTACGACCCGACCCGGGACTCCGATCGGCTCAGATCCGCGCTGCGCGGGGAGCGCCGCGACGGCGATGCGCCGATCGAGATCGCCAACCTGGATGTGCGGCCGTACCCGTACCAGGCCGAGGTCCTGGCCGACCTGGACGCCGAGCGGCAGGTGCACGGCCGACACCGGAACCTCGTAGTGATGGCGACCGGCACCGGCAAGACGATCGTGGCGGCGCTGGACTACCGCCGGCTGAACCGTCGCGGACAGGTCGACTCGCTGCTCTTCGTCGCGCACCAGGAACAGATCCTGCGGCAGAGTTTGGCGACGTTCCGGCAGGTCATGGGAGACGGTAGCTTCGGCGAGACGCTTGTCGGCGGCCAGGAGCCGCAGCACTGGCGGCACGTCTTCGCCAGCATCCAGTCGCTGCACCGGCGGGAGATCGACCCCGAGGCGTACGACATGGTGATTGTCGACGAGTTCCACCACGCCGAAGCGCCCACGTACGCCCGACTGCTCGACCGGCTGAGGCCCCGCGTACTCCTGGGATTGACCGCGACTCCTGACCGCAGCGACGGCGGCGACGTGCGGCGGTGGTTCGCTGGCCGCGCCGCCGTTGAGCTGCACCTCTGGGATGCGTTGGAGCGGCAGTTGCTGGCGCCGTTCCAGTATTTCGGCCTGCACGACGATGTTGACCTGTCGCAGCTGCGGTGGAAGCGCGGTCAGGGGTACGACCCGACCGAGCTGGACGGCGTCTACACCGGCAATGATGCTCGGGCGCGGATGGTGCTGCGGGCGGTAGGCGACACGGTCGACGTGCAGCGGATGCGGGCGCTCGGATTCTGCGTGAGCATCGGGCACGCCGAGTTCATGGCGGAGTGGTTCAGCAAGCATGGGGTGCCGTCGGCCGCGGTGACCAGCCGTACCGTCGATCGGCAGGCAGCGCTCAGGGACTTCAAGAACGGCACGCTGCGGGTACTTTTCACCGTCGACCTGTTCAACGAGGGCGTCGACCTGCCGATGGTCGACACGATCCTGATGCTGCGGCCCACCGAAAGCGCCACGATCTTCCTTCAACAACTCGGCCGTGGCCTGCGCCTGGCCGACGACAAAGCCTGCCTGACCGTCCTCGACTTCATTGGCGGACAGCACGCCAACTTCCGCTTCGACCTACGCTGGCGCGCTCTGACCGGGGTCAGCCGCCGCGCGATTACCGAAGCGGTACGCGACGACTTCCCGTCCCTGCCCAGCGGCTGCCACATCCAGCTCGACCGGGTGGCCAAGAAAATCGTGCTGGACAACCTGAAGTCTGCGATGCCGACCTCGAAAAAGGGTCTGACAAAAGAGCTACGGCTGCTCGGGGACGTCCGCCTGGGTGAGTTCCTACACGAGGCGGGCGTGGAGATCGAGGACGTCTACCGGTCGGCGAGCATCGGCGGGTGGACCGGGCTGCGGCGGCTCGCCGGGCTGGAAGACTCGGTGCCCGGTCCGCACGATCGCGGGTTGGGCCGGGCCATCGGGCGGATGCTGCACCTGGACGACCCGGACCGGCTCGACCTGCTGGCCCGGGTGGCGGCCGGCGAGCGGCCACAGGCCGGCCGGCTCTGGAACATGCTGCACTTCGACCTCTGGGGCCCGGACGCGCCGCTCACCGAACAGGAAGATCGCCTGGCGTGGCTGCTCGCCGAGCCGGCGCGCTGCCGGGAACTTCAGCAGGTGGTGGAGGTGCTGCGCGACCGCATCCACCGGGTCACCGCGCCGGCCGACGGGCTACCGCTGCGGGTGCACGCCCGGTACAGCCGCAACGAGGCGTGCGCCGCCTTCGGCATGTCGAAGCCGGGCTCGCTACGTGAGGGCGTCAAGTGGCTGGAGTCCGAGCGGGCCGACATATTCTTCGTCACCCTGGTCAAATCGGAACAGCACTACTCCCCCACCACCATGTACGCCGACCGGGCGATCACCGAGACGCTGTTCCAGTGGGAGTCGCAGAGCGCCACCTCGTCGGCATCACCGACCGGGCAGCGCTACATCCACCACGTCGAGCAGGGCTCGACGGTGCACCTCTTCGTCCGGGAGACCCGAATTCCCGACCGCGACCTGGGCGCACCGGCTTACCTGTACGCCGGCCCGATGACCTACCAGGAGCACAGTGGCGACCGTCCGATGCGCATCGTCTGGCGGCTGCACCACCCACTTCCCGCCGACATGTACGCCGCCGCCCGCGCCATCGCCGCCTGA